The sequence TCGCCACAGCCAGTACTTCGCCGGCGCGGGGCTCGGCTCGGCGAACAACAGACGCGTCAGCTCCGCGACCTCATTCCAGCGCGCCTGTGCCGCATCGTCGTTGCCGCGCTTGTGCTCGGCATAGATGGCCGCGAATGTCGCCGTCTCGACGTGCGCCGACAGCACGATGCCACCATCGGCACCGTCCGTGAGCGCTTCAAAGTAGTTCGCGTCCTCCCCGGTCAGCACGCGAAATCCCTTCGGTCTGTCGCGCAGCAGCGCGATCGATTGCTCGCGGCTCGCGCCGCAATCCTTGAGGCCGACGATGTTGGGATGTTCGGTGAGCCGCAGCATGGTCTGGTTGGTGATGTTGACCGAGGTGCGATACGGGATGTTGTAGAGCGCGAGCGGCCAGGCAGCGTGGTCGGCGAGCGCCTCGAAATGCGCGAGCAGTCCGCGCTGCGAGGGCCGCACGTAGTAGGGGCTCGCGA comes from Bradyrhizobium diazoefficiens and encodes:
- a CDS encoding 4-hydroxy-tetrahydrodipicolinate synthase family protein; the protein is MTGLREHLHGLWLPLVTPFQGGRLDETSLRRLTRHYSGESIEGFILGATSGEGMTLREAELERLVAVVRDEMAAGRRNIPICLGLSGADTARLKNRLDETADWPIEGYLIASPYYVRPSQRGLLAHFEALADHAAWPLALYNIPYRTSVNITNQTMLRLTEHPNIVGLKDCGASREQSIALLRDRPKGFRVLTGEDANYFEALTDGADGGIVLSAHVETATFAAIYAEHKRGNDDAAQARWNEVAELTRLLFAEPSPAPAKYWLWRSGLIDSPEVRLPMVEVSSELAATIDREIARRMKVAA